The nucleotide sequence CCAGCTGGTCTCCGGCTCCATCCAGCCCACCGTGTCTTCTTTCCAAGTCAGCGGCTTCAGGAAGGCGCAGCCCAAAGTGCTGGGGGTGAGTCTGCGGCGCGGTAGGGCACATCCCCTTGCCATCGTGCTGGGATCAGGGTGGGACGCGGCTCACGGCAACGCTTATCCTTCCTGGCACGCAGGGGATCCCCTCTCTCCTGTCCTTTCCCAGACCATTCACATCGTCACCGGCATCATCCACTTGTGCTTTGGGATCATCCTGACCTGTGCGGAGATCAACAGTGCCCCTTCCCTTCCTGTGGCCAGCGGAGTCTTCTTCTGGCTCGGGGTCCTGGTACGCAAGGGCATGCTTGTGCTTCAGCCCCCTACTGCCTCACAGATATGGGGCTGGATCCCCTTGTCACGGGGGGCTCCTTGTATACCTCACATCCGCTATTCTCTCTGTGGCTGGAGAGTGGGTGAGGGCAGACCTGAACACTGAAGGGGCTCTGGGATGGGTGATGGGAAGCCGTGCCTAGCTGCtgcctctctccctcctctgtTTTCCGAGCAGCTCATGGTTTCAGGGTCTCTCCTGGTGGAAAGCGAGAAAAGAGAGAACATCCTGCTGGTAAGGGCTTTGTGTCACTGCCGCACACAGCCTCCTTGAGGCGCTAAGGGGGCTGGACGGGAGACCCATCCCTGTAGGGTAACCCTTCTCGACGTGAACCCTGCAGGTGAAGGTGTGTTGCGTGGCCAATGCCGCCGTCATCCTCAGCACGCTGGTGGCCATGCTCATACACGCGGTGGCCATCACCCACAGCATCCccggctgcagcagcagcgccaGCATGCCACTCCTGGTGAGGCAGGAATGGTGCTTCAGCGCCGAGACCAAGGTagagcccagggctggggggcagcgGGCACCGTGGGGTGACAGGCAGGGTGCTAGCTGCCTTCCTGCCATCAGGCCCTGAGCAACGGCTTCGACTCCATCCTCGTCCTCTTTGGCCTGCTGGAGTTCTGCACGGCCGTGGCGGCCCTGGCCTTTGGCTGCACTGCCATCAAGCAGCACAGTTACACGCGCATGGTAAGGGGCTCTGCTCCAGCGCCTTCTTCCCCAGCTGGCCCTGATGCTGGCCCCATACGgtttcttcttctccctctccaGGTGCTGTAGTGAAGCCCACGCTACCCCTGCTGCTCCACGGAGACGGACCACacccagccctcagcagcagccccatgcactcctacaaacaaacaaaaaaaaatcccaataaACGCCTCTCCCCCAGCCAAGGCTTCGCGTTTCTCTGAGGGTCGGGCAGCACGTGGGCTCCAATATGGCGGCCTCCGCCGGGCCAGGGGGCGCTGCCCGCCACCAACATGGCGGCCACCGCCCGGCCGGAGGGGGCGCTGCCCGCCACCAACATGGCGGCCGCGGAGGCGAACGTAAATCGCGACTGGGCATGCGCGCAGTGGGTTGTGATGTCATCACTCGGCGCCGCGAGGAAGGCTCCGCGTGGAGGATGGAGGGGTGCGGAGCAGCGGCGGCTCCGGGCCCCGAGGGGCCTAGCGGGGAAGGCTCGGTCCCCGCTCTCTGCCAGACTTCAGCCGCGGGTCCGGTCCCTGAAGttctccaggctgcagcccGCCGCAAGGCCgccaagaagaagaagaaagaggcGGCGGTGGCCATCCCCCGGGGCAGGCCCAAGTCGGGTCGGGTGTGGAAGGACCCGGGCAGGAAGAGGTGGGCATGAGGAGGGGCCGCGGGGCTTCCAGGCCGCGGGGGGCTCTGAATGGCGGCCCGGTGGAGGTGAGGGCCGAGGGGTGCGGGGTTATAGAGC is from Numida meleagris isolate 19003 breed g44 Domestic line chromosome 6, NumMel1.0, whole genome shotgun sequence and encodes:
- the MS4A15 gene encoding membrane-spanning 4-domains subfamily A member 15, encoding MATTVTESGGVRIITEVISASDPRAAQLVSGSIQPTVSSFQVSGFRKAQPKVLGTIHIVTGIIHLCFGIILTCAEINSAPSLPVASGVFFWLGVLLMVSGSLLVESEKRENILLVKVCCVANAAVILSTLVAMLIHAVAITHSIPGCSSSASMPLLVRQEWCFSAETKALSNGFDSILVLFGLLEFCTAVAALAFGCTAIKQHSYTRMVL